A window of Anaerolineales bacterium genomic DNA:
GCGCGGCGAAATAGCGATCGGCGTTATCCAACTCGGTCGGTCGATAGCCGGAGTCGAATGCGACGATTTGGTAGCCCTGCTTTTCCAAATAATCGCGGACGGTATTGGAGCGAATCATGCGCATCAAAGCGAGGCGAGCATCCGCACCGGCGTCGGACGTCGAGAGCAACTTGTCGAGATACTCAACGTTGAGCGAGGAGGCCAGTGAAAGGCTGGTCTGGACGTAGTTGCTTCGGCTCTGTCCGGCAACGAAAAATCCCTGAGACTCCAGAAAATCCAGGAACGACTGGTTGTCAAAGGCGTAGAACGTCTCGAGCACATCCGCCCGGCCGTATCCATCCAGGATGATGTAGTAAATATCGGGCTTGGAACTCGCAGCGGTATCGCCGGCTTGGGTCTCGATCGACCGGGGCATCGGCCACGCTTTCCTTCGTTCGAACTCGAAACGGACGAGCTGCGCCAGCGGCAGAAAGAGTGTGACCAGTGCCATCCCCGTCATCAGGCGCCCAATCGATTCCCAATTCAGCCGCGAACGCAGGATGCCCAAAACGATGATGATGAAGAGCAATATCCAAACACCACCCAGCAGCCAATGGTTGCCGATTAAGCCCAGGCGTGAGAAGAGATTGAAGGAGGATTGCGTGACCAACCCGTAATACACGTGTCCGTAGGAAAAAAACAGGAGTATGAAAAGCGAGCACAGCATGGCGCAGCGCTGTTTGTCCCCGATCCACCTTTGCAGCACGAGCAGCGCGAGCAACGTCCCCAGGACCAAAATAAGCAGCGCACGCACGCCGGCAAGCGGGCTGATCTCCGGCGCGTTGTGGGCCATCAGGGAAACCATCGGCACCGCAGCAAAAATCACCGGATGCGTCACCCAGCGATTTGCGAGCCAACGATAGGCCGACTTCAGCCTGGTAAAGACGGCCTGTTTGGATCGCTGCCGGGATTCATTCATGCCGGATTCCACCATGTCCCTCGTTTCGCATGCGAACGACTGTCCTTCGGGCAGTCATTCTAGTATAAAATGCAAAGGGGTGCATTCACAGCGATCGTTCGACTCAGGAGAGGAACATGGCGAAAGAAAAGACTGCGGATCAGTTGAGTTACGAAGAGGCATTTGAGGAATTGGAATCGATCGTCGAGCAGTTACAAACTGCGGACTTAGCCTTGGAGAAGGCACTTTCTCTGTTCGAACGCGGCCAGGCTCTTTCTGCACGCTGCAACGAATTGCTCGAAGAGGCGCAGTTGAAGCTCCGTCAATTGGTGCCCGACGAAACGGGAGGCTACGTCGAAGCGGATTCGATCGACGACGGTGAAAACTGAAGTGTCGACACGCCGCGAACGATAGCGAGGATGTTAAACGATATGCAGCAGTTCCTGACGCGAAGCAGCGTCTTCGTCGACGGTGAAAAGGTGGGATACAGCACTTACAAAATCGACGCGCGCGACGACACAAGGCGGCTGAAAAACAAATTGGAAAACAAACTGGAAGGCAATCTCATCGTCTACCTGCCGGGACACGTGCAGCCGGTAGACGCTGCGCGAGAGCTGCATACCGCGATCGTACAGGCAAGCCGGGCCGGAGTTTTATGGAGCGTCGATATCGATCCACCCAAGGGCGGTGATCCGGTTAAAGCGGCGGCGTTGATCCAGATCCTGCGCCGGGAGGCACTCGGCAACCTGTTCGAAAACCCCATCCTGGCTCAGGAACATTTCAAAGTGACCGTCACCGGTTGGTCCCACGGCGGCGCCGAAGCGCTGCGTGTCGCCGAATTGGCGCCCGACACGGTCGAATGTGTGATCGCTCTTTGTACCGCGGGGCTGGATATGCTGCCCACGCCGCGATTGATCGGCCGGCTGCCACGAGAGATCGCCCGGGTCACCAGAGAGTCCTATCGAAAGCGCTTTGCAACGCTTCGGCCCAGTTTACGCTTCGGGCTACAGTTGACTCGTGGATTTGCGGCCGATCTCGTGCACACCCGCTCCCCCATGCGCCTCGTCAGCGATCTTCGATGGGTCGGCAAGAAAGTCGTCGGACCACAATACGGCTACAAAGGCAGCGTGGTCATCATCCTCAGTGAGCACGACGCTTTTTTCCATTGGCGGGAACTGTTTCCCAATTGTGCCCGGGTCGAGGATGTCGGCGAACATCTCGAGCATTACTACCAACGGAACTTCCCCAACGTAAGAGGCTTTGATTTACGCGTGCTCCCGGGAAGCCATCTTTCGCCGGAGCTTCACGCCGCGGAATATCTTCAAAACGCCCAGGAAGCGCTGGATCAAATGGGAATGGTTTTATAGAACGATCGGCTTCAGCGGGAGCGATCGATCAGAAATCCCGGAAGCTGTCGCGTTTCGGGCGAACCCAAAGCCAGCGACATCAACCAGTAGACTCCAAAACCAACCAGTGCCCCACCAATTCCAATCAGCCAGGTCGAGCGCCCCCCTGTCAGCGCCAGCCAGACCCACAGCACGAGCGACATACCCAGCGAGGCGCCGACGGTATTCAGCATGCCGTGTCCCGTCCGGGCCAGATCCAAACCACCCAGCCGCCTGTGCAAAAGCCACAGCAGCGCGGTGCACTCCAGCGTAGTGGCGAGAGAATTCGCGAGTGCCAGACCACCGTGCGGCATCCAGCCGATGCGCTCGAACAGCGCAGAAAATGCCAGGCTGAAGAGGACGTTCGAGCCCATCATCACGGCACCGACGGCGACGGGTGTGCGCGTGTCGTGCATGGCATAGAAGGCTCGAACGATGATCTCGAGCACCGAGTGGCCCACCAGGCCCACGCCCCACCAAAGCAGCGCCCAGGAGACCTGTTCGGTGGATTGTGCACCGAACGCGCCGCGCTCGAAAAGCAAAGTGACGATCGGCTTGCGCAGCAAGATCAACCCCATACTGGCCGGCAGCGCCAAAAAGAGCACACCGCGCAGCGTGTTCGAAAAGGAACGGCGCAGCTCTTCGATTTTTCCCCTGGCGAACTGCTCCGAGAATGTAGGCAGGGCAGCGATGGCCGTGGCCTGCGCGATCACCGCCTGGGGCATGAGCATCAATTGAAAGGCAAAGGTTAGCGCGCTGAGGCTGCCCTCCGGCTGCCCGGAAGCCAGGATCGTGTTGACCCAAAAATTGAGCTGTACGACGGCCACACCCAGCAGGCGGGGCATCATCAAGCGTCCCACCTCGCGCACTGCAGGCATCTCCAACCCCAGAGTGCGCTGATAGCTTGGCTTTAACATTCGCAGGGCAGGCAATTGCACGAATAAATGCAGCAATGCCCCCAAAACAGTTCCCCAGGCCAGGCCGAAAATACCCAGGGGCGGCACGAGAAACAAGACACCAAATATCAATCCGAGACGGTAGCACGCCGGTGCGAGCGCCGGCAGGGCGAAATGCTGATGGGCGTTGAGCGTCGCCATCAATATCCCGCTCAGTCCGAAAATCGCCGGCGAGAGCAGCATGATGCGCAGCAGTGAAACCGTGAGGCGGATTTGTTCGGCGTCCTTGTAACCCGGAGCCAGAATCGTACGCACCAACCACGGGGCTGCGACGGCCGCCGTCACGCTCAACACGCCCAGGATGATGAGGATCAGATTGACGACGGAGGAAGTAAGTCGCCAGCTCCCCTTGCGATCGTTTCGAGCAAGAAAACCCGTGAGCGTGGGGAGGAAAGCGGATGCGAGAGCCCCGCCTGCGATCAGGTTGAAGAGCGTCTCCGGAAGGCGGTTGGCCGTGTAAAAAGCGTCGAGTCTGGCGCCGGTGCCAAAGGCGTTGGTGATGAGTACCTGACTCGCCAGCCCCGAAAGGCTGGAGAGTGCGAAACCGATCATAACGATGCCCGCAGCACGTGTGATGCGCCGATCAGCAGATTCGTGGTTTTTACTCATGGTTTTTGATTATACAGGATGTAAAAACAATATGGGATGCACACCATAAAATAGATCCGGGTATCAGAATTCCGCTTCGCGGCGAAGCATGAGATGTATGAGGCTATAAAATGGATGCGGAAAAGGGTACACTATGCAGTAGTCGTGGGCCCGGAGGTACTCGGACATGCAAGAGCAATACGAAAAAATGGTCGACTACTACGATGCGCTCTATTCCTTCAAGGATTATCGCGAAGAAGCAGACAAACTGCATCAGCTCATCTGCAAGAATAAACGCTCGGACGGCATGGCACTGCTTGATGTTGCCTGTGGGACGGGGCAGCATCTGTTTCATCTGGAGAAACATTACCAGGTGGAGGGTTTGGATCTCAATCCGCAGATGCTGGAGATCGCTCGCCAACGCTGTGCGGAAGTGCTCTTTCACCAGGGCAACATGCTGGATTTTGAACTCGGCCGCCGCTTCGATGTGGTGACCTGCCTCTTCAGCTCGATCGGATACGTCAAAAATCTGGCAGAACTGAAGCTTGCGATAAACAACATGGCTTGCCATTTGCTTCCCGGCGGCGTGCTGATCGTAGAACCCTGGCTCAGCCCGGACAATTACATCAGCGGCGGACCGCACGCGCTTTTCGTCGATGAACCCGAACTCAAGATCGCCCGCATGAATATAAGCGAGGAGCATGACGGTGTTGCGATCCTGAACATGCACCATCTGGTTGCCAGACCGGAGGGGATAGAGTATTTTGTTGAGAGGCACGAGTTGGTCTTGTTTACCGACGAGCAATACCGTCAGGCTTTCGAGGCGAGCGGCCTGGGGTACATATTCGACCCCCATGGCCTGACGGGCAGAAATCTACTCATCGGGCTGCAGCCGATGGAGCGAGAAGCAGCCTGGCCGTACCACCACTCGGACAGATGACCGTAGACGCGTGAGAAGGATGGTCAAATTCAATGGCAGTTGAACCGGACGACTTTCTGGGTGAAATTCGCTTGGGGCGGCAGTTGTCGACGGTGTGGCAAGTCGCATCCGGCGGACTGGTGATCAGTTTCGCATTGGCATTTTTGGTCTCCGGCAGGGTGGTCTCCTTCATCGGTCTCATCTCCCCGTTCGCAACGCTGTTGACGCTGCTGGTCGTGACGTTCACGATTCTGAACATCCTCGAACTTCTCGCCGGAAGCAGCGATCACGGTGGCACGTACACATTGATACACGAAACCCTCGGGGGCTTGGGCGGTTTTATGGCCGGATGGGTGATTTTCGCCGGGAGCGTGGCATTGGCGGCAAGCTTCATACATTCCGCCGCAGGCCAAATGGCATTATTCCTTCAGTTGCCGGCGGATACCGGAATGTCCCTGGCGCTGGGTTTCTTGCTCCTGCTCGTCGTTTTCCAGATTTTCCGGCTGATCCCTCGCCGCACGTGGCTCGGTCCCATTTTGACGGTCCTGGCACTGATCGTCGCGGTGTTGATCGTCGATATATTCCTGAAATACAATCCGCACATCGACGGCGGATCGATGGATTTCATCTCCGCTGATTTCATGCGCTCTGCCGCCTGGCTATTTGTGGCCTACGGAGCGATCGAGGCGGTCATGGCTTCCCGCCGGCAGATCCGGGATGCACAGCAACGACTGCCCCGGAGTTTGTTTGCCACGCTGCTGATCGGCAGTTTGGCCATCATCGCATTCGAGTTTCTGCCCTCGGCCATTCCGCAGAGCCTGACAGCGCTGGCATTGAGCGATATGCCGTCTGCGCTGCAGCAATCCGGTTTTCTTCCCGGAAGGCTGATCTATGCGATCACCTTCCTGTTGTTCGCATTCGCGGCGAACGCTTGTTTGGTGATGGGTGCGCGGCAGTTGAACGCACTCAGCCGCCAGGGAGCACTGCCGCCGATCCTTCGTTGGCTGAGACGTCCGTTCCAGGTGCAGCCCCTCATTTTCGGTTTGATCCTGGTCATCGCCGCGCCCTTGTTGATTTGGGTGCGCATTGAATGGCTGCTGGACGCAGCCGCAGGCTTTTTCCTGGTCTCTGCATTTCTGCTGAACATCGCCGCCTTGATCAGCCGGCGCACGGAACCGAATCGTCGACGCACCCTGCAGGTACCTTTTTATCCCCTGGTTCCTTTGACCGCACTGGTTTTTTGCGCGGCCATGTGGATCGCCTTGCCCGGTGATGGATTGCTCGGAAATGCCGTTTGGGTTGCGCTGGGATTGCTGCTCTACGTCGCTTACAGCCGGATGCACCTGATCGAAGCGCAGGAAGGAGTCCTCGTTTTCCGGCGCGCGCCGGGTAGAGAGAAAAAGACAGGAGATTATCGAATTTTGGTGCCCATCAGTGCCGGGGTGGAACGGCATTGGATGCTGAGTTTGGCGACGGCGCTTGCCCATCAAACGAACGGCGAGGTGATTCCATTACAGGTCATCCCGATCGCCGACCCACTGGCTATCGCCGAAGGCGGACGCATCGCCAGCGAGCGCAACACGCTCTTTCAATGGTCCACCCGGGTTGCCGCAAAGAGCGACGTACCTACGTTTCCGATCACCCGTCTTGCACGTTCCGTACCCGACGGGATCCTGGAAACCGCCGATGAAGAAAATTGCGATCTGATCCTGCTATCCTGGGTCGTACGTACAGAACAACAAGGTGTGCACATGGGGCGCGTCCTCGATCCCGTCATTCGCCGGGCGCCGTGTGACGTTGCGGTCGCTGCGCTGCACTCCGAATACATAAACGCCATCGTTTCGGAAGCCACTTCGCGCCATTCAGAACGAGACAAGATGGAGGCCGCCGTCGATGGACCCGCTGCATTAAACATCAAAAAAATCCTTGTCCCCACGGCAGGCGGTCCGCATGCCCCATTGGCGACGCGGTTGGCCATGCTACTGGCTCACGAGTTCGACGCCTCGATGAGCGTGGTCTACGTGGCAGACCCCGATTCTACGGAAGAGCAGCTCGCGCGCGGCCATTCCTGGATCGACAAGACGATTCGGAGCATGCGCGAACAGGTAAGCCGTCTATCCAAGGCGGGAGGTCAAACGTTCGATTTCGATCAACTCCCGTTTACTCGCCAGGTGGTTGAGGCAGAAAGCGTCGTCGACGGCATTGCGCAGGCGGGTTCCGAAAACGATCTGGTCTTTATCGGCGCCTCCGAGGAAAGCTTGATCGACCAAGTCCTCTTCGGCACGATCCCGGAACTGGTCGCTCGCGTCTGTGCTACGCCGGTGTTGATGGTGAAGCGCTTTCGCGGTCTGCGGCGATTTTGGCTGCAGCGCGCCTGGGACACCATCTTCGGCGCGGTGCCGACGCTGGAGCGCCAGGAGCAGGTCGAGATATACCGCGAGGTACGGGAGGGCGCTCGCCCGGATGTGGATTTCTTCATCATGATCGGGCTTTCGGCGGTCATCGCCACTTTCGGATTGCTGCAGGACAGTACGGCAGTGATCATCGGGGCGATGCTCGTGGCGCCGCTGTTCACCCCGATATTGGCCTTCAGTTTGGGGATCGTGCAGGGTGATGTGCGCCTGCTCAGTCTGGCCGTGGAAGCGGCGATCAAAGGGATCGCATTGGCCATCGGTCTGAGCATCCTGCTCACTGCGATTTCGCCGCTGCGCACTGAGACGGCAGAAATCATGTCGCGCACGCACCCCAATCTTTTTGATCTGGCGGTCGCGCTTGCTTCCGGAGCCGCAGGTGCGTACGCCGTCGCGCGCAAGGACGTGGCAGCTGCACTGCCAGGCGTCGCCATAGCCGCCGCGTTGGTGCCCCCGTTGGGCGTCGTCGGCATTGGCCTGGCCATGGGGGAAGCGCGGACGGCCTGGGGCGGATTTCTGCTCTTCATCACCAACCTGATCGCCATCACCCTCGCCGGCTCCGTGACTTTGCTCTTGCTCGGCTTCCGTCCTTCCCCGCGAGCGATGCGCAAAGGTCATCTTCAACGCGGAATCGTAGCATCTCTCTTGCTGCTCATCGCCATCAGCATCCCCCTGGCGTCCGTCTTTATCGAGTCAGTAGAAATTTCCCACATCCGCCAAGTCGTCGGCGCAACGGTCAGGCAGCAGATGCAATCAGAAGCAGGTTATACCCTGGAAACAATGGACATCGAACTTGGCGACGCGCGAGTCGTCGATGTGTCCATAACGATCTATGCGAGTAATGAACTGAAATCCCCAATTCTGGAGGATCTCCAGAGTCAGCTGGAAGATGCACTCGGCCGTCCCATTCATCTGCAGGTCGAGAGCGTCCCGGTCGAATCCTTTGAGCTGCGTCCGAAATAGATGAATCGTCGCTGCGCCGGTCACCGGCCGGTGGATGAGAGTAAACGATCCTTGCTCGTGGTTTCGATTTTCTCTTTGAATCATGAGAGCCGGGTACGCCGGGCCCGGCTCTCTCTTAAGGAGGAGAAGAAGAGATCTACCCTTCCATATTTACTATACTGCGATCCGGTTCTTTCACGCGGGACGCTTGTCTGACGTTTAACCTACGCAATCCCTACGCTGGATCGCGATACACGCCGCCGACGCCGCCGTGTATCGACACTCACCGGCGATCGTGCATCGGGTAATCGTCGAATGGAAAACTTACAAAATTGGCTCGAGGGGATCTCCAGCGGACACGCCCTCGATCTGGGAGCCGGCGAGGGGGAATTCGCTTTGGAACTCGCAGAACGAGGTTTTCGAGTGGACGCCGTGGAAGGCGACGCCCGGGTCTACAAACACCTGGCGGCTGCCTGCCTCGACACTCCGGTTGCCGCCCATCATGCCGATGTGATGGATTTCCCCATACCACCGTCAGTCTACGACCTGATCGTCGCCCAGGCCGTGCTGCACTTCCTTCGCCCGACGCAACTCTGGACTCTGGCCGATCGACTCGTCGCAGGGCTCATTCCGGGTGGGATACTCCTGGCCGAAGTCTTTACCACGGACGATCCGGGCTGCGTGGCGTTGAAGGAATCCGGTGCAACCCAAATCGAACCCAACACCTTCCTGGCGCCCGAACCGGTTGGTTTGATTCACTACTTCGCAGCGGGGGAGCTGCGCAGGGTTTTCGCCCCGCTTGAAGTTCTCGAGTACGACGAATCGCGCCGGGCCGATCCACGATCGGAAGACGGCTTTCACGCCGGCGCATGTCTCCTGGCCAGACGCCCACGACCGGTGAAAATCGACGTTTGAAGCGTTCGGAACACAATTCGACCCCATGCTATAATGCGCCACGTTTGCAGGGTTCGTTACGAAGATGCTGCTCGATTGGTTACTGGCGATCACTCCCATCCTTCTGATCATCATTTTGATGGTTCGATTCGGATGGGGCGCCGCCATGGCCGGCCCCGCTGGCTGGGCATTAACCGTTTGTCTTGCGGCGGCGCGTTTCGGCGCCGGTATTCGGCTGCTGGCCGTGAGCCACGCCAAGGCGCTGCTGCTCGGTCTGGACGTGCTGCTCATCGTCTGGGGCGCTTTTCTCCTCTACCGTGTTTTTGACGAAGCGGGCGCGATTGCGGTCATCGGCAGGACCCTGCCGCAGTTGACCGCCGATCGCGGTATGCAGGCTTTGTTGATCGGCTGGCTTTTTGCCACCTTCCTTCAAGGAATCGGCGGTTTCGGCGTGCCTGTAGCCGTCACCGCACCCCTGCTCGTGGGCCTCGGCTTTGCGCCCCTGACGGCCGTTATCCTGCCCACGATCGGGCATGCCTGGGCCGTCACTTTCGGCTCGCTGGGTTCCTCCTTTCAGGCGCTGATCGCCGCCTCCAACCTGCCCGGCGGCACCCTGGCCGCACCGGCGGCAGCCTTGCTGGGTCTTGCCGGAATTGGTTCAGGCTTCATGGTCGCCCAGGTCGCCGATGGTTTGCGATCGGCGCGCAAATTGACGCTTCCGATTCTGACCCTCGGCGTGCTGATGGGCCTTACCCAGTTGTTCTTGGCGACCCACGGATTGTGGAACATCGCCAGCTTCGGCGCAGGGATGGTCGGCCTGCTCGCGGGCGTCACCCTGGCACGACGCTACCGCGGGGGAAGCGCGACACAAGATCGAACCCCCATCGACGCGCGCCCATTCCGGATCGCGGTATCGGGTTATCTGGTTCTGATCCTTGTCACGTTCGTCGTTCAATTCATACCCGGTGTGAACCAGCTTCTCGGCGCGATCGAGATTCGCATTGCCTTCCCCGAAACGGAGACGGCACGCGGCTTTATCACTCCCGCCGGATACGGCCGCATCATTCCGCTCCTGCGCCATGCCGGAGCGATCCTGGGTTACGCAGCGCTGATATCTTTCCTGATCTACCGCAGATACGGCCTGTACCGACCCCGCGCAGGTCGTCGGATTCTGACGGACACGGCGAGACGCTTGATTCCCTCCAGCGTGGGGATTCTCTCCATGGTCGCCATGGCCGTGGTGATGACCCACACCGGGATGACGGACGTCCTCGCGAGCGGATTGGCCTTATGGGTGGCCAGGGCATTTCCATTCCTGTCGACGTGGCTCGGCGCCTTGGGGGCCTTCATCACGGGATCGAACACCAATTCCAATTTGATCTTCGCCATGCTGCAGCGCCGGACGGCCGAATTGCTGCAATTCAACCTGCCCTGGATACTTGCCGCGCAGACGGCAGGAGCCGCCATCGGATCGGTCGTATCCCCGACCAAGATCCTGGTTGGGGTGAGCACCACACAAATGGCGAACGACGAAGGAACTGCGCTGAGGGCGATGCTGCGCTACATCTTACCGCTGCTGCTCGGCGTGGCGCTGGTTGCCTGGATCGCCATAAGCCTATCGTCTCCCTGAGGACGCCCTCCAGAGCCGCCCAAACGCAAATCGGCAGATCGTGGTTTTCCGATTACATGCCGAATGATGTACAATGGCACCCATGGACGAAGTCTACGTTCTGTTTACACTGCCGCTTGAAGATTCCCTGGTGGAGCGTATTAAAGACGTTTCGCCGCGGCTCCAGGTTAGCGTCCATCCCACCTCGTCCGGGGAGAACATTCCTGAGGACCTGCTTGCCGATGTAGAAGTACTCTACACGCTGCATGCTCTCCCGGAACCTGAGGCGGTTCCCGAACTGCGTTGGATTCAATTTCATTCGGCCGGCATCGATCACGTCATCGATCATCCACTGCTGCAAACGGACGTTCAAGTGACGACACTCAGCGGAGCGGCGGCGCCGCAGATGGCGGAGTTCGCGGTCATGTCGATGCTGGCCCTTGGTCACAAACTGCTCGACATCATCTCCGATCCCCCGGAGGAACGCTGGGGAGAAAAGCGCTATCAGCGCTATGAGCCCCTCGAACTTCGAGGGAGTACCGTTGGCATCATTGGCTACGGCAGCGTCGGGCGCGAGATCGCCCGTCTGTGCTATGCGTTCGGTGCGGACGTGCTGGCGTCCAAGCGGGATTTGAAGAATTTACAGGACACAGGGTATTGTCTGGAAGGTTTGGGAGATCCCGCCGCCGATGTTCCCAAGCGGCTGTATCCGCCGGAGGCGCTGCGCTCGATGGCCGCTTTGTGCGATTTCCTGGTGGTTACCGTCCCCTTGACGGCGGCTACACGCGGCTTGATCGGGACGGAAATTTTCGACGCGATGAAGCCCTCGACGTTCCTCATCGACGTATCACGCGGCGGCGTTGTCGATCACGGCGCTTTGCTGGAAGCGCTGAAGACGGAAAAACTCGCCGGGGCCGCATTGGACGTGTATCCGGTTGAACCCCTGCCCGATTCCAGCCCGCTTTGGGAAATGCCAAACGTGATCCTGTCGCCCCACATCGCCGGTTCTTCGGCCGTCTACGATGAGCGGGCGATGGATTTGTTTGCGGAGAATCTCTTCCGTTATCTTTCCGATCGACCGCTGTTGAATTTGTATCGTTCGGACTTGACTTACTGAGGCGCGCGCATGATACGAGGGGTCATTTTTGATTTTGGCTCGACGTTGATCGCCTTCCGCGGTGAAGCGAGTGAGGTGCGCGCCCTTGCCACGCGGGCGATGGTGAAAAAACTAAACGAGGAAAGCGTCCGCCTTGACAATGACGTGTTTATCCAGCGCTTTTACGAATTGCTCGAGACAAGCTTTGCGGCACGTGAGGCTTCGAACATCGAAATCTCATCCATGTCCGTTTTACGTCTCGTACTGACCGAGTTTGGCTATGCGGCTGTCGCAGACGAAACGCTCGAACATGCGTTGGCGTGTTTCTACAAGCATTTCGAAGATCACTGGGAACCGATGTCCGATCTACTCGCAGTGCTCGATGAAATTCATGAAGCCGACTACCGTCTTGGCATGATCTCAAACGCCGGCAATGCTGCCAACGTACAACGTCTGATCGATAAAGCCGGCATCCGGAAATATTTCGATCCCGTCCTGATCTCCTCTGAAGTTGGCCTGCGCAAACCGCACAGACTGCTGTTCGAAACCGTGCTCCGCAGATGGCAGCTCCCCGCCGAGCAGGTGGTAATGATCGGAGACATGTTGAAAGCGGACGTACTTGGCGCCCAGCAGGTCGGTATGCATCAGATCTGGATTACGGCTGAAGCGGACAACGAAAACAACCACCAACACGCTGTTGACATCGTGCCCGAAGCAACGGCGAAAATCCTGCGCGATGTTCCCGCACTGATCCGAAGTCTAACTTCCCGGGGATAGCCCAACTGGAACGTCAGAGCTCACAATCTCGCTTCTTCCGGTTCCGAAAGACGCAGCACAGCGTACAACCCTGTCCTCTGCGGGACGTATAGATGATGGAACGAAACATTTCTAGAAGAGTTTTCGTGGAGGCTACCATGCGGAAAACCGCATTTCTACTCGTTGGAATCACGGCATCGCTGGCGACGCTGGCCTGTAGTTTCAACTTTTTACCGCTGCGCACCAGCATACGGATGGATAAACTCGAGACCGGTCCGACGGTTGCCGAAGAGGTGGAAATTCCCGTACCCGATGCGGAGGTCAAGACCAGTCTCGAGATCCTCATGGGCGCCGGCGAATTGTACGTTCGCCCGGGAGCCGAGAATGCACTTCTCCAGGGCACGGTCAGCTACAACGTCGAAGAGTTCGCCCCACACATCATCACTGAATACGGATATATCCAGCTGCGGCAGGGAGAAGAAGAATCGGGTGAATACACTTTCCCCGATATCAGCGGAGACGTGGAAAACACCT
This region includes:
- the xseB gene encoding exodeoxyribonuclease VII small subunit, translated to MAKEKTADQLSYEEAFEELESIVEQLQTADLALEKALSLFERGQALSARCNELLEEAQLKLRQLVPDETGGYVEADSIDDGEN
- the murJ gene encoding murein biosynthesis integral membrane protein MurJ; the protein is MSKNHESADRRITRAAGIVMIGFALSSLSGLASQVLITNAFGTGARLDAFYTANRLPETLFNLIAGGALASAFLPTLTGFLARNDRKGSWRLTSSVVNLILIILGVLSVTAAVAAPWLVRTILAPGYKDAEQIRLTVSLLRIMLLSPAIFGLSGILMATLNAHQHFALPALAPACYRLGLIFGVLFLVPPLGIFGLAWGTVLGALLHLFVQLPALRMLKPSYQRTLGLEMPAVREVGRLMMPRLLGVAVVQLNFWVNTILASGQPEGSLSALTFAFQLMLMPQAVIAQATAIAALPTFSEQFARGKIEELRRSFSNTLRGVLFLALPASMGLILLRKPIVTLLFERGAFGAQSTEQVSWALLWWGVGLVGHSVLEIIVRAFYAMHDTRTPVAVGAVMMGSNVLFSLAFSALFERIGWMPHGGLALANSLATTLECTALLWLLHRRLGGLDLARTGHGMLNTVGASLGMSLVLWVWLALTGGRSTWLIGIGGALVGFGVYWLMSLALGSPETRQLPGFLIDRSR
- a CDS encoding class I SAM-dependent methyltransferase; translated protein: MQEQYEKMVDYYDALYSFKDYREEADKLHQLICKNKRSDGMALLDVACGTGQHLFHLEKHYQVEGLDLNPQMLEIARQRCAEVLFHQGNMLDFELGRRFDVVTCLFSSIGYVKNLAELKLAINNMACHLLPGGVLIVEPWLSPDNYISGGPHALFVDEPELKIARMNISEEHDGVAILNMHHLVARPEGIEYFVERHELVLFTDEQYRQAFEASGLGYIFDPHGLTGRNLLIGLQPMEREAAWPYHHSDR
- a CDS encoding TIGR00341 family protein encodes the protein MAVEPDDFLGEIRLGRQLSTVWQVASGGLVISFALAFLVSGRVVSFIGLISPFATLLTLLVVTFTILNILELLAGSSDHGGTYTLIHETLGGLGGFMAGWVIFAGSVALAASFIHSAAGQMALFLQLPADTGMSLALGFLLLLVVFQIFRLIPRRTWLGPILTVLALIVAVLIVDIFLKYNPHIDGGSMDFISADFMRSAAWLFVAYGAIEAVMASRRQIRDAQQRLPRSLFATLLIGSLAIIAFEFLPSAIPQSLTALALSDMPSALQQSGFLPGRLIYAITFLLFAFAANACLVMGARQLNALSRQGALPPILRWLRRPFQVQPLIFGLILVIAAPLLIWVRIEWLLDAAAGFFLVSAFLLNIAALISRRTEPNRRRTLQVPFYPLVPLTALVFCAAMWIALPGDGLLGNAVWVALGLLLYVAYSRMHLIEAQEGVLVFRRAPGREKKTGDYRILVPISAGVERHWMLSLATALAHQTNGEVIPLQVIPIADPLAIAEGGRIASERNTLFQWSTRVAAKSDVPTFPITRLARSVPDGILETADEENCDLILLSWVVRTEQQGVHMGRVLDPVIRRAPCDVAVAALHSEYINAIVSEATSRHSERDKMEAAVDGPAALNIKKILVPTAGGPHAPLATRLAMLLAHEFDASMSVVYVADPDSTEEQLARGHSWIDKTIRSMREQVSRLSKAGGQTFDFDQLPFTRQVVEAESVVDGIAQAGSENDLVFIGASEESLIDQVLFGTIPELVARVCATPVLMVKRFRGLRRFWLQRAWDTIFGAVPTLERQEQVEIYREVREGARPDVDFFIMIGLSAVIATFGLLQDSTAVIIGAMLVAPLFTPILAFSLGIVQGDVRLLSLAVEAAIKGIALAIGLSILLTAISPLRTETAEIMSRTHPNLFDLAVALASGAAGAYAVARKDVAAALPGVAIAAALVPPLGVVGIGLAMGEARTAWGGFLLFITNLIAITLAGSVTLLLLGFRPSPRAMRKGHLQRGIVASLLLLIAISIPLASVFIESVEISHIRQVVGATVRQQMQSEAGYTLETMDIELGDARVVDVSITIYASNELKSPILEDLQSQLEDALGRPIHLQVESVPVESFELRPK
- a CDS encoding class I SAM-dependent methyltransferase, with amino-acid sequence MENLQNWLEGISSGHALDLGAGEGEFALELAERGFRVDAVEGDARVYKHLAAACLDTPVAAHHADVMDFPIPPSVYDLIVAQAVLHFLRPTQLWTLADRLVAGLIPGGILLAEVFTTDDPGCVALKESGATQIEPNTFLAPEPVGLIHYFAAGELRRVFAPLEVLEYDESRRADPRSEDGFHAGACLLARRPRPVKIDV
- a CDS encoding L-lactate permease, which codes for MLLDWLLAITPILLIIILMVRFGWGAAMAGPAGWALTVCLAAARFGAGIRLLAVSHAKALLLGLDVLLIVWGAFLLYRVFDEAGAIAVIGRTLPQLTADRGMQALLIGWLFATFLQGIGGFGVPVAVTAPLLVGLGFAPLTAVILPTIGHAWAVTFGSLGSSFQALIAASNLPGGTLAAPAAALLGLAGIGSGFMVAQVADGLRSARKLTLPILTLGVLMGLTQLFLATHGLWNIASFGAGMVGLLAGVTLARRYRGGSATQDRTPIDARPFRIAVSGYLVLILVTFVVQFIPGVNQLLGAIEIRIAFPETETARGFITPAGYGRIIPLLRHAGAILGYAALISFLIYRRYGLYRPRAGRRILTDTARRLIPSSVGILSMVAMAVVMTHTGMTDVLASGLALWVARAFPFLSTWLGALGAFITGSNTNSNLIFAMLQRRTAELLQFNLPWILAAQTAGAAIGSVVSPTKILVGVSTTQMANDEGTALRAMLRYILPLLLGVALVAWIAISLSSP